Proteins from a genomic interval of Providencia stuartii:
- the tatA gene encoding twin-arginine translocase TatA/TatE family subunit, translating into MESTISMAAFGSPWQLIIIALLIILIFGTKKLRSLGSDLGESLKGFKKAMNDDEAAKAAKEEQEKQDADFAPKNITEQQAAEKKDSPVESKNKEQG; encoded by the coding sequence ATGGAATCAACTATTTCAATGGCCGCTTTTGGTAGCCCTTGGCAACTTATTATTATTGCTCTACTTATTATTTTAATTTTCGGAACCAAAAAGCTGCGCTCTCTGGGATCTGACTTAGGTGAATCATTGAAAGGCTTTAAAAAAGCAATGAACGATGATGAAGCTGCAAAGGCTGCAAAAGAAGAGCAAGAAAAACAAGATGCTGATTTTGCACCTAAAAATATTACAGAGCAACAGGCTGCTGAGAAGAAAGACAGCCCAGTTGAGAGCAAAAATAAAGAGCAGGGTTAA
- the tatB gene encoding Sec-independent protein translocase protein TatB → MFDIGFSELLLVAVIGLVVLGPERLPVAVRTVAGWIRAMRSLAANVQNELSQELKLQELQETLKKVEEKAGMETLSPELKQSMDELRQAAQSLKSGYQATTEGVESELQKAKELTDNYDSAVKDAQNNASKTQESDPDPEHAAKMAEVVEEPVTLSAQSDDAQQTASTTKKNPNQTESEK, encoded by the coding sequence GTGTTTGACATAGGTTTCAGTGAACTGCTGCTTGTTGCAGTTATTGGTCTTGTCGTATTAGGCCCTGAGCGTCTACCAGTGGCAGTGAGAACTGTTGCTGGTTGGATCCGTGCTATGCGCTCTTTAGCCGCTAATGTGCAAAATGAATTGTCACAAGAACTCAAATTGCAAGAATTGCAAGAGACCTTGAAAAAAGTTGAGGAGAAAGCTGGTATGGAAACGCTTTCTCCTGAGCTAAAACAATCTATGGATGAGCTTCGCCAAGCAGCACAATCATTAAAATCAGGTTATCAAGCGACGACAGAGGGTGTTGAAAGCGAATTGCAAAAAGCGAAAGAATTAACTGACAACTATGATAGTGCAGTTAAAGATGCTCAAAACAATGCTTCAAAAACTCAAGAGTCAGACCCTGATCCTGAACATGCAGCAAAAATGGCAGAAGTGGTTGAAGAGCCAGTAACGTTATCAGCGCAAAGCGACGACGCTCAACAAACTGCATCGACAACGAAAAAAAATCCTAATCAGACTGAAAGCGAAAAATAG
- the tatC gene encoding Sec-independent protein translocase subunit TatC: MAVNDTQPLISHLIELRKRLLNCLITVLIVFAALAYFSNDIYRLVAAPLIDKLPVGSQMSATDVASTFFTPIKLTMMVSIFVSIPVILYQIWAFIAPALYKHERRLMLPLLVSSSFLFYLGMAFAYFVVFPLAFGFFVKTTPDSVNFIPDISKYLSFVMTLFMAFGAAFEVPIAIILLCWTGVTTPESLKRKRPYILVGAFIVGMFLTPPDVLSQTLLAVPMYLLFELGVLLSNFYVGKGRRKADEEENEENEEKEDS, encoded by the coding sequence ATGGCTGTAAATGATACACAACCACTTATTAGCCACCTCATTGAACTCAGGAAGCGGCTGCTAAACTGTTTGATTACGGTTTTGATTGTTTTCGCTGCTTTGGCTTACTTCTCAAATGACATTTATCGGTTAGTTGCCGCCCCTTTGATTGATAAGCTCCCTGTTGGTTCTCAAATGAGTGCGACAGATGTGGCATCTACATTCTTTACCCCAATTAAACTGACAATGATGGTATCGATATTTGTATCAATACCGGTCATTTTGTATCAAATTTGGGCGTTTATAGCACCTGCGTTATATAAGCACGAACGTAGATTAATGCTGCCTTTGTTGGTTTCGAGCAGCTTCCTTTTCTATTTAGGAATGGCATTTGCTTATTTTGTGGTTTTCCCATTAGCATTCGGCTTTTTTGTGAAAACGACACCCGATAGCGTTAATTTTATTCCGGATATTAGCAAATATCTCAGTTTTGTTATGACGCTATTTATGGCATTTGGTGCCGCATTTGAGGTACCTATAGCCATTATTCTCTTATGCTGGACGGGAGTGACAACACCGGAATCATTAAAACGTAAACGCCCATATATTTTAGTTGGTGCATTTATTGTTGGGATGTTCCTAACGCCACCAGACGTTCTCTCTCAGACTTTACTTGCCGTTCCGATGTACTTACTCTTTGAGTTGGGGGTACTTTTATCTAACTTTTATGTAGGTAAAGGTCGACGGAAGGCGGATGAAGAAGAAAACGAAGAAAACGAAGAGAAAGAAGATTCTTAG
- the rfaH gene encoding transcription/translation regulatory transformer protein RfaH: MEKWYLLYCKRGQIDRAIEHLNRQSVICMTPMTEIEKVVRGKRVTVQEALFPNYLFVKFDHNDIHTTTIQSTRGVSHFVRFGQLPAVVPDEIIELLQQAPLSHLVAPETPVHGDNVLITEGIFSGIQAIYDEPNGESRSILLLNILNKNVSKVLDNSQFKKLPQ, from the coding sequence ATGGAAAAGTGGTATTTGCTATATTGTAAACGAGGGCAAATTGATAGGGCCATAGAGCACTTGAATAGGCAAAGTGTCATTTGCATGACCCCGATGACAGAGATAGAAAAAGTGGTTAGAGGAAAACGGGTGACAGTACAAGAAGCTCTATTCCCTAACTACCTATTTGTGAAATTTGATCATAATGACATCCATACGACAACAATCCAATCAACACGAGGTGTAAGTCATTTTGTGCGTTTTGGGCAACTACCTGCCGTTGTACCCGATGAAATTATAGAGCTCTTGCAACAGGCTCCACTGTCTCATCTTGTCGCCCCTGAAACACCAGTGCATGGTGATAATGTTTTAATTACAGAAGGTATTTTTTCCGGTATACAAGCTATCTATGATGAGCCAAATGGTGAGTCGCGATCCATCTTATTGCTGAATATTTTAAATAAAAATGTATCTAAAGTGCTTGATAACTCTCAATTTAAAAAATTACCTCAATAG
- the pepE gene encoding dipeptidase PepE, producing the protein MEIFLLSNGKLPNNPVWLSYALPRIHEMIARKNIKSAVLVPYAILRGSHDERAEQLSESLGIKVTSIEHFSSPVEAIEQAECILVSGGNTWWLNKCLHENGLIVAIQRAVRERDVPYIGWSAGCNVATPSIRTTNDMPVSNAAIMPSLGLFPLQINPHYIDAHISGHMGETRDERLQEFCVINPHEVVVALREGSGLQIKGNTLEYFSGKGDGFKLFKHNQVFPEQFDTLSLKSLVPFVCQ; encoded by the coding sequence ATGGAAATATTTTTATTAAGTAATGGTAAGCTTCCTAATAATCCAGTATGGCTAAGCTACGCATTACCTCGTATTCACGAAATGATTGCCCGTAAAAATATTAAGTCAGCAGTATTAGTGCCTTATGCAATATTACGCGGTTCGCATGATGAACGTGCGGAACAGCTAAGTGAATCTTTAGGGATCAAAGTCACCTCGATAGAGCATTTCTCTAGTCCTGTAGAAGCAATTGAACAAGCGGAATGTATTCTTGTTAGCGGGGGTAATACTTGGTGGTTAAATAAATGTCTGCATGAAAATGGGCTTATTGTGGCTATTCAGCGTGCGGTGAGAGAACGTGATGTGCCATATATTGGTTGGAGTGCAGGTTGTAATGTCGCGACACCCAGTATTCGTACAACCAATGATATGCCAGTGAGTAATGCGGCAATTATGCCATCTTTGGGGCTCTTTCCATTGCAAATAAATCCTCATTATATTGATGCGCATATCTCTGGTCATATGGGGGAAACTCGCGATGAAAGATTGCAAGAATTTTGTGTGATCAACCCACATGAAGTCGTTGTTGCGCTAAGGGAAGGCAGTGGGTTACAAATTAAGGGGAATACACTGGAGTATTTCAGTGGAAAAGGTGATGGTTTTAAATTATTTAAGCACAATCAGGTATTTCCTGAACAGTTTGATACTTTATCATTAAAATCACTGGTTCCATTTGTTTGTCAGTAA
- the ubiD gene encoding 4-hydroxy-3-polyprenylbenzoate decarboxylase: protein MKYRDLRDFIAQLEKQGELKRITMEVDPYLEMTEIADRTLRAGGPALLFENPKGYNMPVLCNLFGTTKRVAMGMGQEDIKALHDVGKLLAFLKEPDPPKGFRDLFDKLPKFKQVLNMPAKRLSSAPCQEQIWTGDDVDLTKIPVMHCWPEDAAPLITWGLTVTRGPNKERQNLGIYRQQVLGKNKVIMRWLSHRGGALDYQEWCQQHPGEKFPVAVALGADPATILGAVTPVPDTLSEYAFAGLLRGNKTEVVKCISNDLEVPAGAEIILEGYIEPGELAPEGPYGDHTGYYNEIDSFPVFTVTHITQRHNAIYHSTYTGRPPDEPAVLGEALNEVLVPILQKQFPEIVDFYLPPEGCSYRLAVVTMKKQYAGHAKRVMMGVWSYLRQFMYTKFVIVCDDDINARDWKDVIWAITTRMDPARDTVMMENTPIDYLDFASPVSGLGSKMGLDATNKWPGETNREWGRPIVMDEKVKSRIDDIWEQLNIFEK from the coding sequence ATGAAATACCGTGACCTAAGAGACTTCATTGCCCAGCTTGAAAAGCAAGGCGAATTAAAACGTATTACGATGGAAGTCGATCCTTACCTCGAAATGACGGAAATAGCCGATCGCACGCTTAGAGCAGGGGGCCCGGCATTATTATTTGAAAACCCCAAAGGGTATAATATGCCTGTCTTATGCAATCTGTTTGGTACGACTAAACGCGTTGCCATGGGGATGGGGCAAGAAGATATCAAAGCCTTACATGATGTGGGTAAGTTGCTTGCTTTCCTGAAAGAGCCAGATCCCCCGAAGGGATTCCGTGATTTATTCGATAAATTACCTAAATTTAAACAAGTATTGAATATGCCGGCGAAACGGCTAAGCTCAGCACCTTGCCAAGAGCAAATTTGGACTGGTGATGATGTCGATCTGACTAAAATTCCTGTGATGCATTGTTGGCCTGAGGATGCCGCGCCACTCATTACGTGGGGATTAACCGTCACGAGAGGTCCGAATAAAGAACGCCAAAACTTAGGTATCTATCGCCAGCAAGTGTTAGGTAAAAATAAAGTCATTATGCGCTGGCTTTCACATCGTGGTGGCGCTCTTGATTACCAAGAGTGGTGCCAACAGCATCCGGGGGAAAAGTTCCCCGTGGCGGTTGCACTAGGAGCAGATCCTGCAACTATTTTGGGGGCAGTGACACCCGTTCCGGATACATTATCTGAATATGCCTTTGCAGGATTATTGCGCGGTAATAAAACAGAGGTTGTTAAATGTATTTCTAATGATCTTGAGGTGCCCGCTGGGGCTGAGATTATCTTAGAAGGGTATATTGAGCCGGGAGAGCTTGCCCCCGAAGGACCTTATGGGGATCACACCGGTTATTATAATGAAATCGATAGTTTCCCTGTATTTACAGTGACTCATATTACACAGCGTCACAATGCCATTTATCATTCCACCTATACAGGCAGACCACCTGATGAGCCAGCCGTACTTGGTGAAGCACTAAATGAAGTTTTAGTGCCTATTTTGCAAAAGCAATTCCCAGAAATTGTTGATTTTTATTTGCCTCCTGAAGGTTGCTCGTATCGCCTCGCGGTTGTCACCATGAAGAAACAATACGCAGGTCATGCAAAACGCGTCATGATGGGGGTTTGGTCTTATCTTCGCCAATTTATGTACACAAAATTTGTCATTGTTTGTGATGATGATATCAATGCGCGTGACTGGAAAGATGTGATCTGGGCGATAACCACGCGTATGGATCCTGCCCGTGATACTGTTATGATGGAAAATACACCGATTGACTATCTTGATTTTGCTTCACCAGTGTCAGGTTTAGGCTCGAAAATGGGGCTAGATGCCACCAATAAATGGCCTGGGGAAACAAACAGGGAGTGGGGCAGACCAATAGTAATGGATGAAAAAGTGAAGTCGCGTATAGATGATATTTGGGAACAATTGAATATTTTTGAAAAATAA